The Nitrospinaceae bacterium genome includes a window with the following:
- a CDS encoding UDP-glucose 4-epimerase — MNILITGGAGFIGSHIADAYLKQGHRVVILDNLSSGKKENIPQKAVFHEIDLLDPAVEKLVKDEGIEVINHHAAQISVINSVNDPLNDANINILGTIKLLQYAVSSGVKKFIFASTGGAIYGLQDTFPADESHVCRPESPYAVSKFSAENYINYHQITYGLNATVLRYSNVYGPRQDPHGEAGVVAIFCQKLLKKSQPTIFGGGEQTRDFVAVMDVTQANVQALNPSLTGIFNIGTGKETTVNELYKHLAEMAGNNISPVQGPARKGELQRSVIAPGKFKKSTGWQPEVPLRQGLEKTFEFFANPVSK; from the coding sequence ATGAATATTTTAATTACTGGCGGCGCAGGGTTTATAGGTTCCCACATTGCCGATGCCTACCTGAAACAGGGGCATCGGGTGGTCATTCTCGACAATTTGTCCTCGGGTAAAAAGGAAAACATCCCCCAAAAGGCTGTTTTCCACGAAATAGATCTATTAGACCCTGCCGTGGAAAAGCTGGTAAAGGACGAAGGCATAGAAGTGATCAACCACCATGCGGCTCAGATCTCAGTCATCAATTCCGTGAACGACCCGCTGAACGATGCAAATATTAACATTCTGGGAACTATCAAATTACTGCAATACGCCGTATCCAGTGGCGTAAAAAAGTTTATATTCGCATCCACCGGAGGCGCCATCTACGGGCTTCAGGACACCTTCCCTGCCGATGAGAGCCATGTCTGCCGCCCGGAAAGCCCCTACGCGGTTTCCAAATTTTCGGCGGAAAACTACATCAATTACCATCAAATAACCTACGGTTTGAACGCCACGGTCCTGCGTTACAGCAATGTCTACGGCCCCCGGCAGGACCCTCATGGAGAAGCGGGAGTGGTGGCTATCTTTTGCCAAAAACTCTTGAAAAAATCCCAGCCGACGATATTTGGAGGCGGGGAACAAACCCGGGATTTTGTCGCAGTGATGGACGTCACTCAGGCCAACGTCCAGGCCCTCAATCCCTCACTGACGGGAATATTCAACATTGGCACGGGAAAAGAAACTACCGTCAACGAACTGTATAAGCACCTTGCCGAAATGGCTGGAAACAACATTTCCCCCGTTCAAGGGCCGGCCCGCAAAGGCGAATTACAAAGAAGCGTTATCGCTCCTGGGAAGTTTAAGAAGTCTACGGGCTGGCAGCCGGAAGTGCCTTTAAGGCAGGGACTGGAGAAAACCTTTGAATTCTTTGCCAACCCTGTTTCAAAATAA